From a region of the Thermosipho melanesiensis BI429 genome:
- a CDS encoding cell wall hydrolase, translated as MTYDIGKAALVVMGEAEGQSFEEKKWIAHVILNRLKHGKFRPIEKDFIGYRRAIDIDEELEREAMTDAVNAAVLAFYEHLVGIDPTKGATFFATKKYIKEKDPNEIFGVKVEPVPTPNYFAHQFYRLVTPSK; from the coding sequence GTGACATATGATATAGGCAAAGCTGCACTTGTTGTAATGGGAGAAGCTGAAGGACAAAGTTTCGAAGAGAAAAAATGGATAGCTCATGTAATACTTAACAGACTTAAACATGGAAAATTCAGACCAATTGAGAAAGATTTTATTGGATACAGAAGAGCTATAGATATTGATGAAGAGTTAGAAAGGGAAGCAATGACCGATGCAGTAAATGCTGCTGTACTTGCTTTTTATGAACACCTTGTTGGAATTGATCCAACAAAGGGAGCCACTTTCTTTGCAACAAAAAAATATATAAAGGAAAAAGATCCGAACGAGATTTTCGGGGTCAAAGTTGAACCGGTACCTACCCCGAATTATTTTGCACATCAATTTTATAGATTAGTAACCCCCTCAAAATAG
- a CDS encoding fibronectin type III domain-containing protein, whose translation MFPKLNVDSSYIPYIRHPTRYKSVAVFAKIDGTNWYDITEWVKEVRIVNKLEFLESPAIDSATIILANLSNEWTPTQYNDAFDPSSGKFNGTVDQAYLSKEWEVKILLRVYKSDTEYIDVPLFYGVKTQLTERHKEAEMKVADICYYATKKKLDTDILYIDMKPHEILADLFQRAGLDSSQFDFQEVQYPCTFLARKDSTIWQTVINLVRGTAGKISTTPEGKIIYRTRMDTSSYSDPNPALSLQQDTFKRYDLGTERRFNKITLESEGYRVDDDLSWVIDFELQGNNTIAPGTTATFELEYVSDYAVAVSDTIYISYSVGAGFQEDVPFTVLESTPQPSNEHIQITKYERYADKAVIEIKALTTSENVVINHVKIQGRQVKKVSVNKLIKENTTGEPDKEYSVRTFFDSQAVMSNIADVLYENINKTIRFGLAMNEFYADVYAGNLIEFAVPLKGISSGTFLVLKVEHSLQSAKFQTSLDIVEWKDIEFTTGDKTFTRATRSPDPVENQTQQQITEVQGQIQELQEQVNEVDERTNYIDSAAPSVPQNLSLSTTMNDKGESVVRVSFDPVPEADVIGYEVTWSLDGVHWHYYTTAETLSQFVVPGNTTVYVKVRALDAEGKKSDWSSAASITSAKDEVPPAVPTGLTPTGLFQTIMVKWNPNTEDDFDHYVLQYDTKSDFSTAKEIVLNATSAVIKDLAVNTTYYLRIKAVDKSGNASDWSSAVTASTVKLDDASYYDYAAIKDAIIQNGKIDTAWISELDAGVITTGYLDADRIQARSITLDKLAVSPAFSLPSGTLAYWTNSLIDEANQIMPEGYTEVNLAPRVTLIPENAPEGSVVGDLIAANTIYAGKRIDVGTGVNRWAIDGTNGLVRVLNNSDYPVLGIIYGPYSINMNGITEQTITLPVALTEYFVLLGISNFEYWRSTFAPNYSRKLILDWQKIDNQSFKILAYTQLVQPKQYPNAQVTVEYNDSTETYYTLYTITVAVDEAVVRINGPDLSVEYLHRYSGTPPYTIKVSYTWELKKILPDGIYFAKLGHIDWGDGTITEWALRDSPSSSSNVTATLVSYTPSTLKESANAMITYSVIGY comes from the coding sequence GTGTTCCCAAAACTTAATGTGGATTCCAGCTACATTCCGTATATACGCCACCCAACACGCTACAAAAGTGTTGCAGTTTTCGCCAAAATCGACGGCACAAACTGGTACGACATCACCGAGTGGGTCAAGGAAGTCCGCATCGTCAACAAACTCGAATTTCTCGAAAGCCCCGCTATTGACTCGGCCACGATAATTCTCGCTAATCTCAGCAACGAATGGACACCGACGCAGTATAACGACGCATTCGATCCTTCAAGCGGCAAATTCAACGGTACCGTAGATCAGGCTTACCTCAGCAAGGAATGGGAAGTCAAAATCCTGCTCCGTGTGTACAAGAGCGATACCGAATATATCGATGTCCCGCTCTTCTACGGTGTCAAAACCCAGCTCACAGAACGGCACAAAGAAGCAGAAATGAAAGTGGCTGATATATGCTACTACGCAACGAAGAAAAAACTCGATACAGACATACTTTACATCGATATGAAACCGCACGAGATACTCGCTGATCTCTTTCAGCGTGCAGGCCTCGACTCGTCGCAGTTTGACTTTCAGGAAGTCCAATATCCCTGCACATTTCTCGCAAGGAAAGACAGCACAATTTGGCAAACCGTGATAAACCTCGTTCGCGGCACAGCAGGGAAGATATCCACAACACCCGAAGGCAAAATCATATACAGAACAAGAATGGACACAAGTTCGTATTCCGATCCCAACCCCGCACTCTCGCTTCAGCAGGACACTTTCAAACGCTACGATCTTGGAACCGAAAGACGGTTCAACAAGATCACGCTTGAAAGCGAAGGATACCGCGTCGATGACGACCTGTCGTGGGTGATTGACTTTGAGCTTCAGGGCAACAACACAATAGCCCCTGGAACTACTGCGACCTTTGAACTTGAGTATGTATCAGACTACGCGGTGGCTGTGAGCGATACGATATACATAAGCTATTCTGTCGGTGCGGGCTTTCAGGAGGACGTGCCGTTCACGGTCTTGGAGAGCACCCCACAGCCTTCAAATGAGCATATCCAGATCACCAAGTACGAAAGATACGCCGATAAAGCCGTTATCGAGATAAAAGCCCTTACGACATCAGAAAACGTCGTAATAAACCATGTGAAAATTCAGGGGCGGCAGGTCAAGAAGGTCAGTGTAAACAAGCTGATCAAAGAAAACACCACAGGCGAGCCCGACAAAGAATACAGCGTCAGAACCTTCTTTGACTCGCAAGCTGTGATGAGCAATATAGCCGATGTGCTGTACGAAAACATCAACAAAACGATCCGCTTCGGTCTTGCGATGAACGAGTTCTACGCGGATGTGTATGCGGGAAATCTTATCGAATTCGCAGTACCGCTTAAAGGGATTAGTTCAGGAACATTCCTTGTTCTGAAGGTAGAGCACAGCCTGCAGTCTGCTAAGTTTCAGACATCGCTCGATATCGTCGAGTGGAAGGATATCGAATTCACGACAGGCGATAAGACCTTCACCCGCGCTACTCGCTCTCCTGACCCCGTCGAAAACCAAACGCAGCAGCAAATCACTGAGGTTCAGGGACAGATTCAAGAGCTTCAGGAGCAGGTGAATGAGGTTGATGAGAGAACGAACTATATTGACAGTGCAGCACCTTCTGTGCCGCAGAATTTGTCGCTTTCCACAACTATGAATGATAAAGGCGAAAGCGTAGTTAGAGTAAGCTTTGACCCTGTACCGGAAGCTGATGTAATAGGGTATGAAGTAACTTGGAGTCTTGATGGTGTTCACTGGCACTATTATACAACAGCAGAAACGCTGTCGCAGTTTGTGGTGCCCGGAAACACCACCGTGTATGTAAAGGTGCGGGCTCTGGATGCGGAAGGAAAGAAGTCAGATTGGTCGAGCGCAGCTTCCATAACGAGCGCAAAAGACGAGGTGCCGCCTGCTGTTCCAACAGGTTTAACACCGACGGGACTCTTTCAGACGATCATGGTTAAGTGGAATCCAAACACTGAAGATGACTTCGACCACTATGTCTTGCAGTACGACACTAAGAGTGATTTTTCAACAGCAAAAGAGATAGTTTTGAACGCTACATCGGCTGTTATAAAAGATTTGGCGGTTAATACGACTTATTACCTGAGAATCAAAGCTGTTGATAAGTCTGGAAATGCGAGCGATTGGAGTTCTGCCGTGACGGCCTCAACGGTGAAGTTGGACGATGCGAGTTACTACGACTATGCTGCAATTAAGGACGCTATTATTCAAAACGGAAAAATCGATACAGCATGGATCAGCGAGCTTGATGCTGGTGTGATAACGACCGGTTACCTCGACGCTGACCGCATCCAGGCCCGCAGCATCACCCTCGATAAACTCGCGGTGTCACCTGCGTTCTCATTGCCCTCAGGCACCCTCGCCTACTGGACTAACTCTCTCATCGACGAAGCAAATCAGATAATGCCTGAGGGATATACGGAGGTTAATCTCGCCCCAAGGGTTACGCTTATTCCAGAAAATGCGCCTGAAGGTAGTGTTGTGGGTGATTTGATTGCAGCAAATACAATATATGCAGGCAAACGCATCGATGTGGGGACAGGAGTTAACCGATGGGCGATTGACGGTACTAACGGGCTTGTTAGAGTTTTGAATAATTCAGATTACCCAGTTTTAGGAATTATTTATGGGCCATATTCAATAAATATGAATGGAATTACAGAACAAACAATAACATTACCAGTTGCATTGACTGAGTATTTTGTCTTGCTTGGTATTAGTAATTTTGAGTATTGGCGTTCTACTTTCGCCCCAAATTATTCAAGAAAATTAATATTAGATTGGCAAAAAATTGATAACCAAAGTTTTAAAATATTAGCATATACACAACTCGTGCAGCCAAAACAATATCCAAACGCTCAAGTCACAGTTGAATACAATGACTCCACAGAAACATATTATACTTTGTATACAATTACGGTTGCTGTAGATGAGGCTGTTGTGCGGATAAATGGCCCCGATCTTTCTGTTGAATATTTGCACCGTTACTCTGGAACACCACCTTATACGATTAAAGTGTCGTATACATGGGAGCTGAAAAAAATTCTTCCAGACGGCATTTATTTTGCCAAACTCGGTCATATTGATTGGGGTGACGGAACAATAACAGAGTGGGCATTGCGAGATAGCCCTTCATCATCTTCGAATGTTACAGCGACATTGGTAAGTTACACGCCGAGCACACTAAAAGAATCAGCGAATGCCATGATTACCTATTCTGTAATAGGATATTAA
- the flhA gene encoding flagellar biosynthesis protein FlhA gives MSKGTDVIVAIMVAAIVLLMILPIPGFLLDFFQLLNISLSLVILFSTMYIRKALELSSFPTILLVVTLFRLGLNVASTRLILLQGPKFSGKVIRAFGDFVVGGNYVVGLVVFLILVIIQFIVITRGSERIAEVAARFTLDAMPGKQMSVDADLNAGLITEDEARRRRDEIRREADFYGAMDGASKFVRGDAIASIIIVLVNIIGGLIIGILTHKMTVTEAAQTFTLFTVGDGLVTQIPALMVSTATGILVSRAASEDNLGTELVKELGSEKKVIILTGGILIFLGLFTPIPFTAVLIGLLFLITGSLIKSVSEPEMETASISEISERPMGPVLSTPQEVSEIIQTDTVEIEIGYGLIPLADTSQGGDLLERVTMVRKQIAYELGLVISPIRVRDSVLLKSNEYAIFIRGAEVAKYELLPNRLLAINPGTVLEKIPGIETKEPAFGLQAFWIDESRKEEATRLGYTVVDPPTVFATHLTEILKRHAHELLGSKEFDLLVEGLRDRFDKLVDNLFNVLKPTEVKKVLQKLLKEGISIRNLPLIFETLLEYGEYTKDIVYLTEKVRKALKRQIITPLISNDNILHAIAFDNNLEKSLVNLVKDLDGEKYLDLNPEIMRELIENISKNLENLMKKGYNPVLICSSSLRPLIADLIIKFIPGIYVVSYDEIPENITMQIEGVIKL, from the coding sequence ATGTCAAAAGGAACTGATGTAATTGTTGCAATAATGGTTGCAGCTATTGTTTTATTGATGATTCTCCCCATTCCAGGTTTTTTATTGGACTTTTTTCAACTCTTAAATATATCACTTTCTCTAGTTATTTTATTCTCAACAATGTACATTAGAAAAGCATTAGAACTTTCTTCATTTCCTACTATATTATTAGTTGTTACTTTATTTAGACTCGGATTAAACGTCGCATCAACAAGATTAATATTACTACAAGGGCCAAAGTTTTCAGGAAAGGTAATCCGTGCTTTTGGGGATTTTGTTGTTGGTGGAAATTACGTCGTTGGTCTTGTGGTGTTTCTAATCTTGGTAATCATACAATTTATAGTTATAACAAGGGGTTCAGAAAGGATTGCAGAAGTTGCAGCAAGGTTTACCCTTGATGCAATGCCAGGAAAACAAATGAGTGTTGACGCAGATTTAAATGCAGGACTTATAACTGAAGATGAAGCACGAAGAAGAAGAGACGAGATTAGACGAGAAGCAGATTTTTATGGCGCAATGGATGGAGCTTCGAAATTTGTAAGAGGAGATGCAATTGCAAGTATAATAATTGTACTTGTTAATATTATTGGAGGACTAATTATAGGTATTTTAACTCACAAAATGACAGTTACAGAAGCTGCTCAAACTTTTACTTTGTTTACAGTTGGAGATGGGTTGGTAACTCAAATACCTGCATTAATGGTATCAACTGCAACAGGTATTTTAGTTTCAAGAGCAGCATCTGAAGATAATCTCGGGACTGAACTTGTAAAAGAACTTGGAAGCGAAAAGAAAGTTATAATATTAACAGGTGGAATACTTATATTTTTAGGTTTGTTTACACCAATCCCTTTTACAGCAGTTTTAATTGGACTACTTTTCTTAATAACAGGTAGTCTAATTAAAAGTGTCTCAGAACCTGAAATGGAAACTGCTTCTATCAGTGAAATAAGTGAACGCCCTATGGGACCTGTTCTTTCAACCCCTCAAGAAGTTTCTGAAATAATACAAACTGATACTGTAGAAATAGAAATAGGTTACGGACTTATACCACTTGCTGATACGTCGCAAGGTGGAGATTTACTTGAAAGAGTTACAATGGTAAGGAAACAAATAGCATATGAACTTGGATTGGTGATTTCTCCAATTAGGGTAAGAGATAGCGTTTTATTAAAATCTAACGAATATGCTATATTTATTAGAGGAGCAGAAGTTGCAAAATACGAATTACTTCCAAACAGACTTTTGGCCATAAACCCGGGAACTGTCTTGGAAAAAATTCCTGGAATTGAAACAAAAGAACCCGCTTTTGGTCTTCAAGCTTTTTGGATAGATGAATCGAGAAAAGAGGAAGCCACCAGATTAGGTTACACAGTTGTTGATCCACCTACAGTTTTTGCTACACATTTAACAGAAATATTAAAAAGACACGCTCATGAATTACTTGGAAGTAAAGAATTTGACTTACTTGTGGAAGGCTTAAGAGATAGATTTGATAAATTAGTTGATAACTTATTTAATGTTTTAAAACCAACTGAAGTAAAAAAAGTTCTGCAAAAACTTCTAAAAGAAGGAATTTCAATTAGAAACTTACCTTTAATTTTTGAAACACTTCTCGAATATGGTGAATACACAAAAGACATTGTGTATCTGACGGAAAAGGTTAGAAAAGCTCTAAAAAGGCAGATAATTACGCCATTAATATCTAATGATAATATCCTACATGCAATAGCATTTGATAACAACTTAGAAAAAAGTCTCGTTAACTTAGTAAAAGATTTAGATGGAGAAAAATATTTAGATTTAAATCCGGAAATAATGCGAGAATTAATTGAAAATATATCCAAAAATTTAGAAAATCTGATGAAAAAGGGGTATAATCCTGTACTTATATGTTCGTCATCATTAAGACCATTGATAGCAGATTTAATCATAAAATTTATCCCAGGAATTTACGTTGTTTCTTACGATGAAATACCAGAAAACATTACAATGCAAATTGAAGGAGTGATAAAATTATGA
- a CDS encoding LamG-like jellyroll fold domain-containing protein, with protein MNYFGQYSWNFDAGQVVFFPYALASGKTWADCWDETQKAYIGGQGITVYKIETHTIDLGQIYPAGTKITLSWKHKGCLWFVVARYSIDGSNWMDFNDGDTVEVKGDATLNFWERQGLHIKINGHRTEYYGNPELLLDRWYDVIITYTLPEDTRYLYFIWDFYKAYVSGISGYLNKLQLEIKPFATSFVDGTRPDGRFKINIPITEPFVIAFWRKNNKPTTAAQHDITIQADDYYQDSIASFTYPDNQTQRIVIQKDGAPAANVTIEAFDVDFHDWHFVVFVYDGSVLKIYLNGSLRRTITVSLNLGNFTHIKIGYRPSDLSAIHGMNGLISNLLIAKYDPNIWTDSYIQQLYEARRPFSVPPKLPIV; from the coding sequence ATGAATTATTTCGGGCAATATTCGTGGAATTTTGATGCTGGGCAAGTGGTATTTTTTCCTTATGCTTTGGCTTCAGGAAAAACATGGGCAGATTGTTGGGACGAAACACAAAAAGCATATATTGGTGGACAAGGTATTACTGTATATAAAATTGAGACACACACGATTGATTTAGGACAAATTTATCCAGCCGGAACAAAGATAACCTTAAGCTGGAAACACAAAGGATGTCTATGGTTTGTTGTCGCCAGATATAGTATTGATGGTAGCAATTGGATGGATTTCAATGATGGTGATACAGTAGAAGTTAAAGGAGATGCAACACTGAATTTTTGGGAAAGGCAAGGATTGCATATAAAAATAAACGGCCATAGAACCGAGTATTATGGTAATCCAGAATTGTTATTAGATAGATGGTATGATGTAATTATTACTTATACATTACCAGAAGATACACGATATTTATATTTTATTTGGGATTTTTATAAAGCATATGTAAGTGGAATTTCGGGCTATTTGAATAAGTTACAGTTAGAAATAAAACCCTTCGCAACAAGCTTTGTAGATGGGACGAGACCTGATGGAAGGTTTAAAATTAACATTCCAATTACTGAACCTTTTGTTATTGCGTTTTGGCGGAAAAATAATAAACCAACGACAGCAGCTCAGCATGATATTACAATTCAAGCGGATGATTATTATCAGGATAGTATCGCTTCTTTTACATATCCTGATAACCAAACACAAAGAATTGTAATTCAAAAAGATGGTGCTCCGGCAGCTAATGTAACAATAGAAGCTTTCGATGTAGATTTTCATGATTGGCATTTTGTTGTATTTGTATATGATGGTTCTGTATTAAAAATATATTTAAATGGAAGTTTAAGACGAACAATCACAGTAAGTTTAAATCTTGGTAATTTTACTCATATAAAAATAGGTTATAGGCCCTCAGATTTGTCTGCAATACATGGCATGAACGGCTTAATTTCCAACCTCCTCATCGCCAAGTACGACCCCAACATCTGGACCGACTCTTATATTCAACAACTCTACGAAGCTCGCCGCCCATTCTCAGTGCCGCCAAAGTTACCGATAGTATGA
- a CDS encoding phage tail tape measure protein, whose amino-acid sequence MPKQETLGVVIKASDSASPVLRTVSRNLDTFQKKIDNVRKNLQQFSSAINTALKYTVAFTGALAGAVSASTYFAAKVEKSFQNARTMMKMTGEQAREMQKQLINLSVATGKPLDELNNALYMLGSAGVEAKDSLNVLKATAVSSIAGATDLTTTFQSAISIINAYGLSIDKLTTVYAMQFEAVKKGLLTYEELARDFGQLIPAARNLGVGLKEALAGYTALTTAGFRSSEAANAAEGAFMDMLQQADKFKELGINLYDANGKFVGLTKVVEQFRKKLEGLTDDEKRAFLQQLALSETGSRALLTWINNYEKFEDVLSGIKGDTEALNEAYQLQTQSVSYLLDKLKASLGALNMTLFNAVRSGVIDFLSKLIAGIRQLTKWIDENKETVGKAVWALLRLGATLIGILISLKLFTQIAQIGTFLLRPFTLALIGAVTALYMLWKSKNEGKDFADFLQWLFNLMVNIFIKLLNWIQSIDWENIWKGVKDVFGWLWNGLTKGFKTVWDWTVTGLEKLWDIMSWIGEKAWEGIETAWDWLVNGVDWLWENVLQPLGTGIWETLKTTWDWIVNGLTWLWDNILQPIGQAIWETISSTWEWTVSDIEWLWENVLKPIGEGTWEALQTTWDWIIQGLEFIKEIMKYFGGLVQTTWEIAVKISGDVIDFFKKGFEKQGEIELKKQEMAKEIMDDKQTPWWMKILAWMGLFYQPGYAEGGYTGNGGKHEPAGIVHKGEYVVPAWMVKKYPSMVSVLEKIRTRGYNKGGIVDAIISYFTDGGIANDVKTVAGTLKQIADIIKKTGPESAEALKIIAEKIGEQQQDAKKSKSKLQMLIDMVRGAVAKYYQANKGLFDTFINAIKVAQAATPQLTWLKDLGTALVKTAKTGSLAGFDILAPFKTTIEGFKGLGSSLGSLFESILGKLGPMLATLENVMQLLDPIGVVVQGIMEVLGTVINRALEPFVKILQIFGRLLGTLLLPLLEPFLGLLQAFANILVWAYNTVIVPIARGFYIAFAMIVNAFNWLYNMVSDVVRALTFGFVNMGKRAVKSWEQITKEAEEKIGKINISDENFGAEITQTYTANVTRSGPETVNIYQYFQNSNFLDSAEAFKEMVVKAVREALEEGTLVIT is encoded by the coding sequence ATGCCAAAACAAGAAACACTTGGAGTAGTAATAAAAGCTTCAGATTCAGCGAGTCCTGTTCTAAGAACCGTGTCAAGAAACTTGGATACTTTTCAAAAGAAAATTGATAATGTGAGAAAAAATCTTCAGCAATTTTCAAGTGCAATCAATACTGCTTTAAAATACACAGTTGCATTCACAGGGGCTTTAGCTGGAGCAGTTAGTGCTTCAACTTATTTTGCAGCCAAGGTAGAAAAGTCATTTCAAAATGCACGCACAATGATGAAAATGACAGGCGAACAAGCAAGAGAGATGCAAAAACAATTAATTAATTTATCCGTAGCAACAGGAAAACCTTTAGATGAGCTTAATAACGCTTTATACATGCTGGGGTCTGCTGGCGTTGAAGCAAAAGATAGCTTAAACGTGTTAAAAGCAACTGCTGTTTCTTCAATTGCAGGTGCAACGGATTTAACAACTACATTTCAAAGTGCTATTTCTATCATCAATGCATATGGATTGAGCATAGATAAACTCACCACAGTGTATGCAATGCAGTTTGAAGCAGTTAAAAAAGGGTTATTGACTTATGAAGAACTTGCAAGGGACTTTGGCCAGTTAATCCCAGCCGCAAGAAACTTAGGAGTAGGACTAAAGGAAGCACTTGCAGGATATACCGCACTTACAACAGCAGGTTTTAGATCTTCTGAGGCAGCAAATGCAGCAGAAGGAGCATTTATGGATATGCTCCAGCAAGCAGATAAGTTCAAGGAATTAGGGATTAACCTTTATGATGCAAATGGAAAATTTGTTGGGCTAACAAAGGTCGTAGAACAATTTAGAAAGAAACTTGAAGGACTTACCGATGATGAAAAAAGAGCTTTTTTGCAACAACTTGCACTTTCTGAAACAGGTTCGAGAGCGTTATTAACATGGATCAACAATTATGAAAAATTTGAAGACGTATTAAGCGGGATAAAGGGTGATACAGAAGCTTTAAATGAAGCATATCAGCTACAAACACAATCTGTTTCTTATTTACTTGATAAATTGAAAGCAAGTTTAGGAGCTTTAAACATGACTTTATTCAACGCAGTAAGAAGTGGAGTAATTGACTTCTTGAGCAAGCTAATTGCCGGAATAAGGCAGTTAACAAAATGGATTGATGAAAATAAAGAAACAGTAGGAAAAGCAGTTTGGGCGTTGCTCAGGTTGGGGGCTACTTTAATAGGCATATTAATATCTTTAAAATTGTTTACTCAAATTGCACAGATAGGAACTTTCTTACTAAGACCATTTACGTTAGCTTTAATAGGAGCAGTAACTGCTCTATACATGCTTTGGAAGAGCAAAAATGAAGGAAAAGATTTTGCAGATTTCTTGCAATGGTTGTTCAACCTAATGGTTAATATATTTATAAAACTATTAAATTGGATACAATCAATTGATTGGGAAAACATTTGGAAAGGAGTAAAAGATGTATTTGGTTGGCTGTGGAATGGGCTTACGAAAGGATTTAAAACTGTTTGGGATTGGACAGTTACAGGTTTAGAAAAACTTTGGGATATTATGTCATGGATTGGAGAAAAAGCTTGGGAAGGTATAGAAACGGCATGGGATTGGCTTGTAAACGGTGTTGATTGGCTCTGGGAGAATGTTTTACAACCATTAGGAACTGGAATATGGGAAACATTGAAGACAACTTGGGACTGGATTGTAAATGGCTTAACGTGGTTATGGGATAACATTTTACAACCTATTGGTCAAGCAATATGGGAAACTATTTCTTCTACTTGGGAATGGACTGTTTCAGATATTGAATGGCTCTGGGAAAATGTTTTAAAACCAATAGGAGAAGGAACATGGGAAGCTTTACAAACAACATGGGATTGGATTATTCAGGGATTGGAGTTTATAAAAGAAATAATGAAATACTTTGGCGGTCTTGTTCAAACAACATGGGAAATTGCTGTGAAGATCTCGGGCGATGTTATAGATTTCTTCAAAAAAGGCTTTGAAAAACAAGGAGAAATTGAATTAAAAAAACAGGAAATGGCAAAGGAAATAATGGATGATAAACAAACTCCTTGGTGGATGAAAATATTAGCATGGATGGGACTGTTCTATCAACCAGGATATGCCGAAGGTGGATATACAGGCAATGGAGGCAAACATGAACCGGCTGGCATAGTGCACAAAGGGGAATACGTTGTCCCGGCGTGGATGGTTAAAAAGTATCCATCGATGGTTTCAGTGCTGGAAAAGATTAGAACGAGAGGATACAACAAAGGTGGAATTGTAGATGCAATTATAAGCTATTTCACAGATGGAGGGATAGCAAACGACGTAAAAACGGTAGCGGGAACGCTAAAGCAAATAGCGGATATAATTAAAAAGACGGGCCCTGAGTCTGCGGAAGCTTTAAAGATCATCGCTGAAAAAATCGGGGAACAACAACAGGACGCTAAAAAGAGTAAAAGCAAACTGCAAATGCTCATAGATATGGTACGCGGGGCAGTGGCAAAATACTATCAAGCTAATAAAGGGCTGTTCGATACTTTTATAAACGCGATAAAGGTTGCGCAGGCTGCAACGCCGCAACTGACGTGGTTGAAAGACTTGGGAACCGCGCTTGTAAAAACTGCAAAAACTGGATCACTTGCAGGTTTTGATATTCTCGCACCGTTTAAAACAACAATAGAAGGGTTTAAAGGGCTGGGTAGTAGTTTAGGAAGTCTGTTTGAAAGCATTCTCGGAAAGCTTGGCCCTATGCTTGCAACTCTTGAAAACGTAATGCAATTGCTTGATCCCATCGGTGTGGTTGTCCAGGGCATCATGGAAGTACTTGGCACCGTCATCAACCGTGCGCTGGAGCCGTTCGTAAAGATCCTGCAGATTTTCGGTAGATTACTTGGAACGCTCCTGCTTCCGTTACTGGAGCCGTTCCTTGGCCTGCTTCAGGCGTTTGCAAACATTCTCGTTTGGGCATACAACACGGTGATTGTGCCGATAGCAAGAGGATTTTATATAGCATTCGCAATGATAGTTAACGCTTTCAATTGGCTCTACAACATGGTTTCTGACGTTGTGAGAGCGCTTACGTTCGGATTTGTTAACATGGGAAAACGCGCCGTGAAATCCTGGGAGCAGATAACAAAAGAGGCTGAGGAGAAGATCGGAAAAATAAACATCAGCGATGAGAACTTCGGAGCCGAAATAACGCAGACGTATACGGCGAATGTAACAAGAAGTGGACCGGAAACAGTGAATATCTATCAGTACTTCCAAAACAGTAATTTCTTGGATAGTGCAGAGGCTTTTAAAGAGATGGTAGTAAAAGCTGTAAGAGAAGCACTCGAAGAGGGCACGTTGGTAATTACGTGA